One genomic window of Methanosphaera cuniculi includes the following:
- the purD gene encoding phosphoribosylamine--glycine ligase: MKILVVGSGAREHIIAEKLSQDSEVYTYMGRKNPGLRDVSTKYMVNDEGDFDAIIQFAKDNDVDIAFIGPEAPLEKGIVDQLKAEGIMSVGPTQKAAQIETNKAFMRQLFEDYNIDGSIKYGTFYDIDEAFEFIDEFDEPVVIKPIGLTGGKGVKIVGDQLADNEEAKEYVKEIFDQKMGGHAGVVIEELLVGEEYTIQAFVDGEHLLPMPAAQDHPHAFEGNKGPITGGMGSYSDADLLLPFLNEKEYEQSVDIMQQTIEAIAKEAEPYKGILYGQFMLTKQGPKVIEYNARFGDPEAMNVLTVLDDSLSDIAQKIVDGTLEDVGFNKIASVCKYVVPDNYPNTKAADTIVNIDTEKIEDAKVFYAAVYADENDDVRLTSSRALGVLATGDTIAEAEAKCEKAIEYIDGEVYHRSDVATEDLLNEKIEHMKQVKE; encoded by the coding sequence ATGAAAATACTAGTTGTAGGAAGCGGTGCACGAGAACATATAATAGCAGAAAAACTAAGCCAAGATAGTGAAGTATACACATACATGGGACGAAAAAACCCAGGACTACGTGATGTATCAACAAAATACATGGTAAATGATGAAGGAGACTTTGATGCAATAATACAATTTGCAAAAGACAATGATGTAGATATAGCATTTATAGGACCTGAAGCACCTCTAGAAAAAGGAATTGTAGATCAACTAAAAGCTGAAGGTATTATGTCAGTAGGACCTACACAAAAAGCTGCACAGATTGAAACTAACAAGGCATTCATGAGACAACTATTTGAAGACTACAATATAGATGGTTCAATAAAATATGGAACATTCTATGACATAGATGAAGCATTTGAGTTTATTGATGAATTTGATGAACCTGTTGTAATAAAACCTATTGGATTAACAGGTGGAAAAGGGGTAAAAATAGTAGGAGATCAATTAGCTGATAATGAAGAAGCTAAAGAATATGTGAAAGAAATATTTGACCAAAAAATGGGTGGACATGCAGGAGTTGTAATTGAAGAACTACTCGTCGGTGAAGAATACACAATTCAAGCATTTGTAGACGGTGAACACCTACTACCAATGCCAGCAGCACAAGATCACCCACACGCATTTGAAGGAAATAAAGGACCTATCACAGGTGGAATGGGATCATACTCAGATGCAGACCTCCTATTACCATTTTTAAATGAAAAAGAATATGAACAATCAGTAGACATAATGCAACAAACAATCGAAGCAATCGCAAAAGAAGCTGAACCATACAAAGGAATATTATACGGACAATTCATGCTAACAAAACAAGGACCAAAAGTAATCGAATACAACGCAAGATTCGGAGATCCTGAAGCTATGAACGTACTAACAGTACTAGATGATAGCCTATCTGACATAGCACAAAAAATAGTTGATGGAACACTAGAAGATGTGGGCTTTAATAAAATAGCATCAGTATGTAAATACGTTGTACCAGACAACTACCCAAATACAAAAGCAGCAGATACCATTGTTAATATTGACACAGAAAAAATAGAAGATGCAAAAGTATTTTATGCAGCAGTTTATGCAGATGAAAATGATGATGTCAGATTAACCTCATCTAGAGCTCTTGGAGTACTAGCAACAGGTGATACAATTGCTGAAGCTGAAGCAAAATGTGAAAAAGCAATAGAATATATAGATGGAGAAGTATATCACAGATCCGATGTTGCAACAGAAGATCTTCTAAATGAAAAAATAGAACATATGAAACAAGTTAAAGAATAA